DNA sequence from the Pedobacter sp. W3I1 genome:
AAAAGTTTAAAGATTTCTCCATTACGCTACCGATGAAAAATCGGTAAGCTTCAGTCGAAATGACGATATTATTTCTCGCAAATTTACCTGTCATTAATATTGCTTTTATACAATAAATTAATCCTCTGGATAAGATTTACTATTCCTCAATCTAAAATAATCAGCTTTCAATGGCATCATTAATTATTCATTAATCTAAAACTGCTAAAAGTCCCTGTTTGCGAAAGATTTCCTTTTGCGACAATACCGGCTCTGTATCCCATTCCCCAGGGTACATATTTGGCTGCTAAAAAATCTGTACGATAAAAACTAAGCCATTCTGCTCCTTGTTTTTTATGAAAAAATTCTATTTGTTTCCCACCGCTACTGATCTGCATTTTCAATTGCACCGGGCCAGCTAAACTTTCTTTTGATGCTTTAAGAATCGTGTATGCACCTTCAAAATTATCAAAAACAACAAAGCCATCTTTCGAGGCTGTGATGCCTATTCCACCAAGTTCGCCGGGCCATTTGCTTTTAAAAATGGCACCGCCCAGGCAAATTCCTGTTTTTGCTGCACTGGGCTTTATTTCGGCACTGATGCTAAAATTTACCGTTTTAATGTACTGACCCAGAAAGGTGCCAAGTGCATGGTTTTCATCAGATGCTGCTAATGTTAACCCTTTATCAAAAGACATCGCTGGCCTTTGCGATTTGGAAGGCCATTGCCAGGCAAGATCAAGTTTTTGATCATTTTCAAAATTGTCGACAAAATTAAGGTCGGCCTTTGGCCGGTTGGGGAGGGTTGCATTATGCAATACAGGCCAGCCATCAACACCAACAATTAATTCTTCTATAATGCCCTCTCTGCCTACAAAAACATCATAACTTTTGTTAAAGGCATGGTACAGCATAAACAACCTGTTGTCTGCAGTTTTTACCACTGTGCCATGGCCGGGGCAATTCCACTTGTCGTTACTCACCATTATCGGGTTGTTGCTGTATTTCTCCCAAACACCACTATTCAGGTCTTTCGTTCTGGCAATTCCTGTTTTGTAATTGCATTTTGCATCACAGCAGCCGCCAACAGAATAGAGGCTGTAAACATATTCTCCCAAAGTAAAAAAACAAGCGCCTTCAACCAATCCGGTTTCCCAAGGCTGACTATTGGTAAATACTTTGCTCTTTTGCCCGAGTAATTTTGTCCGGCTAGCATTAATTTCCTGTTTCCAGATCCAGCTTTCTTTGCCACAGCCATTACCGTCATTTTTCCAGAAAGCATAAATTTTGCCATTGTGTGGCAATTCAAATGCGTCTATTGCGCCACATTCATCTTCAATAATAACGGGACCATTATCGGTAAATTTACCGCTTTCAATTTTATCTGCATCAATCCAGGCTGTGCCGCACTGTAAACCCGGATTACCTTTTGTTTCCCTGTTGTGCGCTGTATAATAGGCATAAATCCGGTGCTGTTTCTGATCATAAACCAGTTCCGATGCCCAAAAGTTATTTTCGCCCCATTGGTTTTTCATATCCTTAAATCCATCCG
Encoded proteins:
- a CDS encoding family 43 glycosylhydrolase, coding for MPCNLTIQPLCTCMVYLLISFCLFSCGLKKTQTENSHTENITHLLVNPALPGDNPDPSIIRVGKVYYATSTTNEWAPYFTIYKSTDLKNWKLINHVFPDGFKDMKNQWGENNFWASELVYDQKQHRIYAYYTAHNRETKGNPGLQCGTAWIDADKIESGKFTDNGPVIIEDECGAIDAFELPHNGKIYAFWKNDGNGCGKESWIWKQEINASRTKLLGQKSKVFTNSQPWETGLVEGACFFTLGEYVYSLYSVGGCCDAKCNYKTGIARTKDLNSGVWEKYSNNPIMVSNDKWNCPGHGTVVKTADNRLFMLYHAFNKSYDVFVGREGIIEELIVGVDGWPVLHNATLPNRPKADLNFVDNFENDQKLDLAWQWPSKSQRPAMSFDKGLTLAASDENHALGTFLGQYIKTVNFSISAEIKPSAAKTGICLGGAIFKSKWPGELGGIGITASKDGFVVFDNFEGAYTILKASKESLAGPVQLKMQISSGGKQIEFFHKKQGAEWLSFYRTDFLAAKYVPWGMGYRAGIVAKGNLSQTGTFSSFRLMNN